GCCACTGCCCCTCGGCGTCGCGCCGGTAGGCGTACAGCGTGCCGGCGCCCATGCCGCTGCCCGGCGCCCCGATGAGGATGTCGTTGCCGTCAAAGCCGAGCGAGGACCCGAACTGCGCGTTGGGTTCGGGCAGGAGCGGGCCGAGGCGCGCCTCCATCGCCCAGCCGTCGGCGCCCCGCGAGAAGGCGAAGACGGCCCCGCCGCTCTCCCTGAGGGTCGGGGCGCCGACCAGCGCGAAACCGTCGCGCACCGCGAGCGAGGCCCCGAATCCGCTGCGCTCCTGGAGCGACGGCGCCTCGAGCGTCCCGGTCGCCGTCCACGATCCCGAACTCCCGCGCGTGAAGACGAACACGACGGGCGCCGCGTTGGCGGACTCCCGCGTGCCGACGAGCAGCGTCTCTCCGTCGAGGGCCAGCGCCGCGCCGAACCCCTCGGTCGCCACGCCCTCCGCGCGCCGCAACGCCATGCCCGCGGAGGCGGACCCGTCGGGGCCCAGCGTATACGAGAACACCGCCCCCCGCCCGTCATCCGCCGCGGGAGAAGACACGATCGCGACGCCCGCGGCCAGCGCGATGGCGCTCCCGAACGCCCGCGCGCCCTCCGGCGCATCGAGCCGGGCCGTCCGCTCCCAGCCGCCCGTCCCGTCGGACCGGAACAGATAGACCGCGCCCGCCCCGTCCGCCTCGAGCGGCGCGCCCGCCCACAGCCAGTCCCCCTGCGCGGCTACCGCCCGTCCGAACCCGTCCGGGACCCGCACCTGATCGGAGACCGTCACCTGCCCCGTCTCCGCCCAGCCCGAGGCCGTCAGGCCGTAGACCCACACGATGCCGGACATCGTGCCGTTGCCCGCTTCGCCGACCAGCACCTGGTCGCCGCTCACGGCCAGCGCCCCGCCGAACTGCTGCGCGCCCACGACCGCCGGACCCGCCAGCGCCAGCCCCGCCGCCAAGGCCAGCCCCGCCGCCAAGGTCGGACCCGCGAAGAAAAGGGTTCGCCGCTTCATGAGGTTCCCTCCCGGAATTTCGTCCAATGCAGTTCACGTCCCAACTGCTTCCAAGCTGCGACGGTCCCCGGCAGACACGCCAGCCGTGGCGGTTTCGCGGGCCGCGTTGTCCGGCGTACGTTAGAGATCTGCACATACCCAGCTTTTGCAGGAGGTCATCATGCTTCGTGCCGCCCGCTTCGCTTCCGCGAGCCTGCTTCTTCTCCTCTTCGTCGGTCTTGCGCCGGTCTCGGCCCAGAACGGCGACGGGATGAGGACCCTCTCCCTCGACATGTACATGGACTGGGAACGGGTCTCGAACCCCCAGATCTCCCCCGATGGCCAGCACGTCGTGTACACGCGCGGCTGGATCGACCAGATGAACGACCGGTGGGAGTCCACGCTCTACATCATGAACGCCGACGGCACCCGCAAGCGGGAGCTGATCGACGGCTCGGGCGCCATCTGGTCTCCGGACGGCACGCGCATCGCCTACACGGCGTCGGGCGACCCGGAGGGCTCGCAGATCTGGGTCCGCTGGATGGACGCGGAGGGCGCCACGACCCAGGTCACGCGGGTGGAGCACTCGCCCGGCAGCCTGCGCTGGTCCCCGGACGGGACCCACATCGCCTTCAGCATGCTGGTGGAAGACGCGGAGAGCTGGCCCATCGACCTGCCGAGCCGGCCGGAGGGGGCCAACTGGACGGAAGGCCCGAAGATCGTCACCCGCATGGACTACCGTCAGGACCGCCGCGGATACGTCGACCAGGGGCACTCCCACGTCTTCGTCGTCCCGGCCGATGGCGGCACGCCGCGGCAGCTCACCGACGGCATGTGGAACCACGGCAACCCCCAGTGGAGCGCGGACGGGACCGAGATCTACTTCTCGTCGCTGCGGGAGGAGGACTCCGAGTACAACTGGCGCGAGTCCGAGATCTACGCGGTGAACGTCGCCTCGGGCGCGATCCGGCAGCTCACCACGCGGCACGGGCCGGACGGGGGCGCCTATCCCTCGCCCGACGGCAGCCTCGTCGCCTATTCGGGACAGCCCTGGAACGATGACACATACCGGAACTCCCACATCTACGTCATGAACCCGGACGGCTCCGGCGTGCGTCAGATCTCGGGCGACTTCGACCGCGGCATGCGGGGGAGCCCGCAACTCATGTGGGCGCCCGACGGGAGCGGCGTCTACTTCAACGTGAACCGCGAGGGCACGCGCAACCTGCACTTCGCCTCCGTGGATGGCGGCGTGACGCAGGTCACGAGCGGCAACCACCTCCTCAGCCTCAGCTCCTTCACGGACGACGGGAAGGCGATGGGCACGCTGACCGAGCCGCACGGTCCCGGCGACGTCGTCTCCTTCGATCTCGACGACGGCGGCAACGTCATGCAGCTCACGAACGTGAACGACGACGTGCTGGCGGGCGTCACGCTCGGCGAGGTCGAGGAGATCTGGTACAAGTCGGTGGGCGACTGGGACATCCAGGGCTGGATCGTGAAGCCGCCCGACTTCGATCCGTCGAAGAAGTATCCGCTCATCCTGTCGATCCACGGCGGACCGCACGGGATGTACAACACCGGGTTCAACTTCGGCTGGCAGGAGCACGCCGCGAATGGCTACGTCGTCGTCTACACCAACCCGCGCGGCAGCTCCGGGTACGGCACGGACTTCGGGAACGCGATCAAGAACGCCTATCCGTCG
The sequence above is drawn from the Candidatus Palauibacter scopulicola genome and encodes:
- a CDS encoding S9 family peptidase, translating into MLRAARFASASLLLLLFVGLAPVSAQNGDGMRTLSLDMYMDWERVSNPQISPDGQHVVYTRGWIDQMNDRWESTLYIMNADGTRKRELIDGSGAIWSPDGTRIAYTASGDPEGSQIWVRWMDAEGATTQVTRVEHSPGSLRWSPDGTHIAFSMLVEDAESWPIDLPSRPEGANWTEGPKIVTRMDYRQDRRGYVDQGHSHVFVVPADGGTPRQLTDGMWNHGNPQWSADGTEIYFSSLREEDSEYNWRESEIYAVNVASGAIRQLTTRHGPDGGAYPSPDGSLVAYSGQPWNDDTYRNSHIYVMNPDGSGVRQISGDFDRGMRGSPQLMWAPDGSGVYFNVNREGTRNLHFASVDGGVTQVTSGNHLLSLSSFTDDGKAMGTLTEPHGPGDVVSFDLDDGGNVMQLTNVNDDVLAGVTLGEVEEIWYKSVGDWDIQGWIVKPPDFDPSKKYPLILSIHGGPHGMYNTGFNFGWQEHAANGYVVVYTNPRGSSGYGTDFGNAIKNAYPSQDFDDLMAGVDEVIERGYVDEDNMFVYGCSGGGVLTSWVVGHTDRFRAASANCPVTNWLSFVGTTDGPGWYRNFEHFPWDDPSEHLRRSPLMYVGNVTTPTMLMTGEMDLRTPMPQTEEYYQALKMERVPTAMIRFHNEWHGTSSTPSNFLRTQLFLRTWFEKFGTHDDDTTRAVSDDASS